A genomic segment from Bacillus cereus G9842 encodes:
- a CDS encoding Cof-type HAD-IIB family hydrolase, which translates to MKLIALDMDGTLLSSNLEISKENLQAIQTAQEAGHIVMICSGRAKEDALKLLEEYKLSLPVGASNGAIVYVDGKVINSRCIQNDKVYKLAKLLESESFPYKLYTNKGVYSPYTWQDQVMQAFEENKQALDVTLEELERITEKQKKSNLITDFKKIEDVVNNQELEISKFFISTFNAAHRAQLLSVLQEDADIMVTASAPTNLEIMDKNGHKGNGLQQMAAHFNIPIEDTVAIGDNFNDVPMLEVAGLSVAMGNAEEDVKKLCDVVTLTNNEHGVAHAIEQFVLKQTSSSK; encoded by the coding sequence TTGAAATTAATCGCATTAGATATGGATGGTACACTACTATCATCTAATCTTGAAATCTCCAAAGAAAACCTACAAGCAATCCAAACTGCACAAGAAGCTGGTCATATTGTAATGATTTGTTCTGGTCGTGCGAAAGAGGATGCTTTAAAGCTATTGGAAGAATATAAATTATCTCTTCCAGTCGGAGCAAGCAATGGGGCCATTGTTTATGTGGATGGAAAAGTAATTAACTCGCGTTGTATACAAAACGACAAAGTGTACAAACTTGCAAAATTACTAGAATCTGAAAGTTTCCCATATAAGTTATATACAAATAAAGGAGTTTATTCTCCATATACATGGCAAGATCAAGTGATGCAAGCGTTCGAAGAAAATAAGCAGGCGCTCGATGTTACATTAGAGGAACTTGAACGAATTACAGAAAAGCAAAAGAAATCGAACTTAATTACTGATTTCAAAAAAATAGAAGATGTTGTAAATAACCAAGAACTAGAAATATCTAAATTCTTCATTTCAACATTTAATGCAGCGCATCGCGCACAGCTATTAAGCGTGTTACAAGAAGACGCTGATATTATGGTTACAGCATCAGCTCCTACTAACTTAGAAATTATGGATAAGAATGGACATAAAGGAAACGGGCTACAGCAGATGGCAGCTCATTTTAATATTCCTATTGAAGATACAGTTGCTATTGGTGATAATTTTAATGATGTACCAATGTTAGAAGTAGCAGGCTTATCTGTTGCAATGGGCAACGCTGAAGAAGATGTAAAAAAACTATGTGATGTTGTAACATTAACAAACAATGAACATGGTGTTGCTCACGCAATCGAGCAATTTGTATTGAAACAAACTTCATCTAGTAAATAA
- a CDS encoding DUF3948 family protein has protein sequence MKEQVLQVTKGDFVGSASGAVVLTALIVFLSSVLV, from the coding sequence ATGAAAGAGCAAGTATTACAAGTAACAAAAGGTGACTTCGTAGGATCAGCAAGTGGAGCGGTAGTATTAACAGCATTAATCGTATTTCTATCAAGCGTATTAGTATAA
- a CDS encoding DUF3948 family protein, translating to MKDMKEQVLQVTKGDFVGSASGAVVLTALIVFLSSVLV from the coding sequence ATGAAAGATATGAAAGAGCAAGTATTACAAGTAACAAAAGGTGACTTTGTAGGATCGGCAAGTGGAGCAGTAGTATTAACAGCATTAATCGTATTTCTATCAAGCGTATTAGTATAA
- a CDS encoding DUF3948 family protein has protein sequence MKEQVLQVTKGDFVGSASGAVVLTALIVFLSSVLV, from the coding sequence ATGAAAGAGCAAGTATTACAAGTAACAAAAGGTGACTTCGTAGGATCGGCAAGTGGAGCGGTAGTATTAACAGCATTAATCGTATTTCTATCAAGCGTATTAGTATAA
- a CDS encoding DUF3948 family protein, translating to MKDMKEQVLQVTKGDFVGSASGAVVLTALIVFLSSVLV from the coding sequence ATGAAAGATATGAAAGAGCAAGTATTACAAGTAACAAAAGGTGACTTCGTAGGATCAGCAAGTGGAGCGGTAGTATTAACAGCATTAATCGTATTTCTATCAAGTGTATTAGTATAA
- a CDS encoding DUF3948 family protein gives MNSEQVFQVTKTDLLGSLGGAVILTSFILFLASVLV, from the coding sequence ATGAACAGTGAACAAGTGTTTCAAGTAACAAAAACAGATTTATTAGGATCCTTAGGTGGAGCGGTAATATTAACATCATTTATTCTATTCCTTGCAAGTGTATTAGTATGA
- the hppD gene encoding 4-hydroxyphenylpyruvate dioxygenase, which yields MKQKSMDTLAAQMEDFFPVRDVDHLEFYVGNAKQSSYYLARAFGFKIVAYSGLETGNREKVSYVLVQKNMRFVVSGALSSENRIAEFVKTHGDGVKDVALLVDDVDKAYSEAVKRGAVAIAPPEELTDEDGTLKKAVIGTYGDTIHTLVERKNYKGAFMPGFQKVEFNIPFEESGLIAVDHVVGNVEKMEEWVSYYENVMGFKQMIHFDDDDISTEYSALMSKVMTNGSRIKFPINEPADGKRKSQIQEYLEFYNGAGVQHLALLTSDIVKTVEALRANGVEFLDTPDTYYDELTARVGKIDEEIDKLKELKILVDRDDEGYLLQIFTKPIVDRPTLFIEIIQRKGSRGFGEGNFKALFESIEREQERRGNL from the coding sequence ATGAAACAAAAATCTATGGATACGCTAGCTGCACAAATGGAGGACTTTTTTCCAGTACGTGATGTAGATCATTTGGAATTTTACGTAGGGAATGCAAAGCAATCGAGTTATTATCTTGCGAGAGCATTCGGATTCAAAATTGTGGCTTACTCTGGATTAGAAACTGGAAACCGTGAAAAGGTATCTTATGTTCTTGTGCAAAAAAATATGCGTTTCGTTGTGTCTGGAGCTTTAAGTAGTGAAAATCGTATTGCAGAGTTTGTAAAGACTCATGGTGATGGCGTGAAGGATGTGGCACTACTTGTTGATGATGTTGATAAAGCATACTCAGAAGCAGTGAAACGTGGTGCCGTCGCAATTGCTCCACCAGAGGAATTAACAGATGAGGACGGTACATTGAAAAAAGCAGTTATTGGTACGTATGGTGATACAATTCATACGCTTGTAGAGCGTAAAAATTATAAAGGGGCATTTATGCCAGGATTCCAAAAGGTAGAGTTTAATATTCCATTTGAAGAGTCTGGTTTAATTGCTGTCGATCATGTAGTTGGTAATGTTGAAAAAATGGAAGAGTGGGTTAGTTATTACGAGAATGTCATGGGCTTTAAACAAATGATTCATTTTGATGATGACGATATTAGTACAGAGTATTCGGCGTTAATGTCGAAAGTTATGACGAATGGAAGCCGTATTAAGTTTCCGATTAACGAACCAGCAGACGGAAAGAGAAAGTCACAAATTCAAGAGTATCTAGAATTCTATAATGGAGCTGGTGTACAGCATCTTGCTTTATTAACAAGTGATATTGTTAAAACAGTTGAAGCGCTTCGTGCAAATGGGGTGGAGTTTTTAGATACACCTGATACTTATTATGATGAGTTAACTGCACGAGTTGGAAAAATCGATGAAGAAATTGATAAGCTAAAAGAATTAAAGATCTTAGTAGATCGTGATGATGAAGGTTACTTACTACAAATCTTTACGAAACCAATTGTAGATCGCCCGACTTTATTTATTGAAATCATTCAACGTAAAGGTTCTCGTGGATTTGGTGAAGGAAACTTTAAAGCGTTATTCGAATCAATTGAAAGAGAACAAGAGCGTCGCGGAAACTTATAA
- a CDS encoding fumarylacetoacetate hydrolase family protein, whose protein sequence is MKFVTFRLPSKEIRAGWLEGDKVIDMNLASEGRIPSSMMAFLEKADEYVEVVRNVKNPNKGIYALEEVQLTAALPNPSSIRDFYAFEQHVKTARGRRGLDVVPEWYDIPVFYFTNHRAVIGSGDFVIGPKKSKKLDYELEIACVIGKEGRNISREQAEEYIFGYCIMNDWSARDLQATEMKVGLGPAKGKDFATSLGAHLVTKEELDVYRNGDRYDLEMTAHVNGKLLSKGNFQDIYYTFAEMIERASEDVTLYPGDVIGSGTVGTGCILELGTEEWLQDGDVVELSITGLGTLRNTIKKEKEASDGHVLSSHGRTTS, encoded by the coding sequence ATGAAATTTGTTACATTTCGTCTTCCTTCAAAAGAAATACGGGCTGGATGGCTTGAAGGTGACAAAGTAATAGATATGAATCTTGCTAGTGAAGGGAGAATCCCTTCTTCTATGATGGCTTTTTTAGAGAAAGCTGATGAGTATGTAGAAGTAGTGAGGAATGTTAAGAATCCAAATAAGGGTATATATGCTTTAGAAGAAGTACAATTGACAGCTGCTCTTCCTAATCCGAGTAGTATTCGAGATTTTTACGCATTTGAACAACATGTAAAAACAGCTCGCGGACGAAGAGGACTAGATGTTGTGCCTGAATGGTACGATATTCCGGTTTTTTATTTTACTAATCATCGTGCTGTAATTGGTTCCGGTGATTTTGTAATTGGTCCGAAAAAGTCTAAAAAGCTTGATTACGAGTTGGAGATCGCTTGCGTAATAGGAAAAGAAGGGCGAAATATTTCTCGTGAGCAAGCAGAGGAATATATTTTTGGTTATTGTATTATGAACGACTGGAGTGCGAGAGACTTACAAGCAACAGAAATGAAAGTAGGTCTCGGTCCAGCGAAAGGAAAGGACTTTGCAACTTCGTTAGGAGCACATCTTGTTACGAAAGAGGAATTAGATGTTTATCGTAATGGAGATCGATATGATTTAGAAATGACTGCTCATGTAAATGGAAAACTATTATCAAAGGGAAACTTCCAAGATATTTACTATACATTTGCTGAAATGATTGAACGTGCTTCAGAGGACGTTACATTATATCCAGGAGATGTGATTGGTTCTGGGACAGTAGGAACAGGCTGTATTTTAGAACTTGGTACAGAAGAGTGGCTACAAGATGGAGATGTTGTAGAGCTGTCGATTACTGGTTTAGGTACACTGCGTAATACGATCAAAAAAGAAAAGGAAGCGAGTGATGGGCATGTTTTATCGTCACATGGGAGAACTACCTCATAA
- a CDS encoding homogentisate 1,2-dioxygenase, protein MFYRHMGELPHKRHVQFRKKDGSLYREQVMGTKGFSGTQSILYHHYMPTEVGHSALSHSCQLQYEEDVALSHRHFRTKENKKSGDAISGRNFILGNEDLLIGVVSPTEKMDYFYRNGDGDEMLFVHYGTGKIETMFGTIHYRKGDYVTIPIGTIYRVIPDEGETKFLVVEANSQITTPRRYRNEYGQLLEHSPFCERDLRGPEKLETYDEKGDFVVMTKSRGYMHKHVLGHHPLDVVGWDGYLYPWVFNVEDFEPITGRIHQPPPVHQTFEGHNFVICSFVPRLYDYHPESIPAPYYHSNVNSDEVLYYVEGNFMSRKGVEEGSITLHPSGIPHGPHPGKTEASIGKKETLELAVMIDTFRPLRIVKQAHETEDEKYMYSWIEQGSYTVK, encoded by the coding sequence ATGTTTTATCGTCACATGGGAGAACTACCTCATAAACGACATGTACAATTTCGTAAAAAAGATGGATCGCTTTATCGTGAACAGGTAATGGGAACAAAAGGTTTTTCTGGTACGCAGTCTATTTTGTATCATCACTATATGCCAACAGAAGTAGGTCATTCTGCATTATCGCATTCTTGTCAGTTGCAGTATGAAGAGGATGTTGCTCTTTCTCATCGCCACTTCCGAACGAAAGAAAATAAAAAAAGTGGTGATGCAATAAGTGGACGAAATTTCATACTTGGAAATGAAGATTTGTTAATTGGAGTAGTGAGCCCAACAGAAAAAATGGATTATTTCTATCGTAATGGTGATGGCGACGAAATGTTATTTGTTCATTATGGAACAGGGAAAATTGAAACGATGTTTGGAACGATTCACTATAGAAAAGGCGACTATGTAACGATCCCAATTGGAACGATTTATCGTGTTATTCCAGATGAAGGAGAGACTAAGTTTCTTGTTGTAGAGGCGAATAGCCAAATTACAACGCCGCGTCGTTATCGAAATGAATACGGACAATTGTTAGAGCATAGTCCGTTTTGTGAAAGAGATCTTCGTGGTCCAGAAAAATTAGAGACCTATGATGAAAAAGGCGATTTTGTCGTAATGACAAAATCAAGAGGTTATATGCACAAACATGTTTTAGGACACCACCCGTTAGATGTTGTTGGATGGGATGGCTATTTGTATCCGTGGGTATTTAATGTAGAGGATTTTGAACCAATTACAGGGCGCATTCATCAGCCGCCGCCAGTACATCAAACATTTGAAGGGCATAATTTTGTTATTTGCTCTTTCGTACCACGTTTATACGATTATCATCCAGAGTCAATTCCGGCACCATATTATCATAGTAATGTTAATAGTGATGAAGTTCTTTACTATGTAGAAGGAAACTTTATGAGTCGCAAAGGTGTGGAAGAAGGTTCTATTACACTTCATCCGAGCGGGATTCCCCATGGGCCGCATCCGGGGAAAACAGAGGCAAGTATAGGGAAGAAAGAGACACTTGAATTAGCTGTTATGATAGACACATTCCGTCCGCTTCGTATTGTAAAACAAGCACATGAAACAGAAGATGAAAAGTATATGTATAGCTGGATTGAACAAGGTTCATATACTGTGAAATAA
- a CDS encoding amino acid permease has product MKQIFQKKPIAKLMQESKQKTLARTLGALDLTMLGIGAIVGTGIFVLTGVVAAKHSGPAIILSFAIAALACAFAAFCYAEFASSVPVSGSVYTYTYATMGEVFAFLIGWDLMLEYLLATSAVANGWSAYFQSLLKGFGIHIPTILSSAPGTGKGGIIDLPAVLIILVMTVLLSRGVRESARVNNIMVFIKIAVVLIFIFAGFNYVKPENWTPFMPFGLDGVMAGAATVFFAFIGFDAVSTAAEEVKRPQRDLPIGIIASLLICTVLYIVVSLILTGIVPYGQLNISDPVAFALQFIGQDGLAGVISVGAITGITTVMLVMMYGQVRVSYAMSRDGLLPKRLAKVHPKFKTPFLNTWTTGIIAALISGLIDLNVLAHLVNMGTLSAFALVAVAVIVMRRTHPDLPRAFKAPLVPFLPALTVIFCLYLMLQLSGTAWISFGIWMVIGIAVYFLYSRKHSALNNSKKEEDVANL; this is encoded by the coding sequence ATGAAGCAAATTTTTCAAAAGAAGCCAATTGCAAAGTTAATGCAAGAAAGTAAGCAAAAAACGTTAGCAAGAACATTGGGCGCGCTAGATTTAACTATGCTTGGAATCGGAGCAATTGTTGGAACTGGTATTTTTGTTCTAACGGGTGTTGTGGCAGCGAAACATTCTGGGCCAGCTATTATATTATCATTTGCGATTGCCGCGCTAGCTTGTGCCTTTGCTGCATTTTGTTATGCTGAATTTGCTTCTTCAGTTCCTGTATCGGGCAGTGTGTATACGTATACATACGCGACGATGGGAGAAGTATTCGCATTTTTAATTGGCTGGGATCTAATGCTTGAATATTTACTTGCTACATCTGCTGTAGCAAACGGTTGGTCTGCATATTTTCAATCTTTATTAAAGGGGTTTGGAATTCACATTCCGACTATTCTCTCCTCGGCTCCTGGTACAGGGAAGGGTGGAATAATTGATCTACCTGCAGTTCTAATTATTTTAGTGATGACAGTTCTTTTATCTAGGGGTGTTCGTGAAAGTGCACGAGTAAATAACATTATGGTATTTATTAAAATAGCAGTTGTTCTTATTTTTATCTTTGCTGGTTTTAATTATGTGAAACCTGAAAACTGGACGCCTTTTATGCCGTTTGGTTTAGATGGTGTAATGGCTGGAGCGGCTACAGTATTCTTCGCATTTATAGGATTTGATGCAGTTTCAACAGCGGCAGAAGAAGTGAAACGTCCGCAACGTGATTTACCAATTGGTATTATTGCATCGTTATTAATTTGTACAGTTCTTTATATCGTTGTTTCGCTTATTTTGACAGGAATTGTTCCATACGGACAGTTAAATATATCAGATCCAGTTGCTTTTGCACTTCAATTTATTGGACAAGATGGCTTAGCTGGAGTAATTTCAGTAGGAGCAATTACAGGAATTACAACAGTAATGCTAGTTATGATGTATGGGCAAGTTCGTGTTTCTTATGCGATGAGCCGAGATGGTTTACTGCCGAAGCGTCTTGCTAAAGTTCATCCGAAATTTAAAACGCCATTTTTAAATACATGGACAACGGGAATTATTGCGGCACTGATTTCAGGATTAATAGATTTAAATGTTTTAGCACATCTTGTAAACATGGGGACATTGTCAGCATTTGCACTCGTAGCTGTTGCGGTAATTGTAATGAGAAGAACCCATCCAGACTTACCAAGGGCATTTAAGGCTCCGCTTGTACCGTTTTTACCAGCGTTAACAGTGATTTTCTGTTTATACTTAATGCTTCAATTATCGGGGACAGCATGGATTAGTTTTGGGATATGGATGGTTATTGGTATAGCGGTTTACTTCTTATATAGCCGAAAACATAGTGCTTTAAATAATAGTAAAAAAGAAGAAGATGTTGCGAATTTATAA
- a CDS encoding MDR family MFS transporter has product MKNTWRELREMDRNVWIRFIGETLNGIAMMMLMPFFALYLKDKVDSLLEVGVIMALSPIAASFGSLIGGRIADIYGRKPIMIFSMASNALLMLGFLFIEGFIPYAILSIFLGLSNSLFHPAASAMVADVTAPEKRTEAYGLLRMGHNIGAAIGPIMGASVVVLSKNLVFIIASSTMLFYALLVLLLIQETMPKRTDKEEHKEKESGAVWKIVMRDKVLMIYLLAGIIISMGFSQTEGMLPLHFDNEMKRIFGTNNPYPYLMALNGLLVVLFQFQISKWATDKPVGKTMLYGACLFGIGLFFIGWLPKWFGEFNTNATVILITLLFVYAIYTLGEMIMSPVQMTFVANLAPEHLRGTYMGAASLQWITGSAFGPLLGGFLLDRLLGHFLFTILAVGCVVAGIVYISLDRLVEQRQKDTLTKQSS; this is encoded by the coding sequence ATGAAAAATACGTGGCGTGAGTTAAGGGAGATGGACCGTAACGTATGGATTCGATTTATTGGAGAGACGTTAAATGGAATTGCAATGATGATGTTAATGCCTTTTTTTGCATTATATTTAAAAGATAAGGTAGATTCGTTGTTGGAAGTTGGGGTTATTATGGCGCTTTCTCCAATTGCTGCAAGCTTTGGATCACTTATAGGAGGAAGAATTGCTGACATATATGGAAGAAAACCGATTATGATATTTTCTATGGCAAGTAATGCATTATTAATGCTCGGTTTTCTATTTATAGAAGGATTTATTCCATATGCAATTTTATCTATTTTTTTAGGATTGAGTAATTCTTTATTTCATCCAGCTGCATCAGCTATGGTCGCAGATGTAACGGCACCAGAAAAAAGAACAGAGGCATATGGTTTATTACGAATGGGACACAATATAGGTGCTGCGATTGGTCCGATAATGGGAGCATCAGTAGTTGTGTTGTCAAAGAATCTTGTGTTTATTATTGCCTCTTCTACAATGCTATTTTATGCGTTACTTGTATTACTTCTTATTCAAGAGACGATGCCAAAGAGGACAGATAAGGAAGAACATAAAGAAAAGGAATCTGGGGCAGTTTGGAAAATTGTAATGCGAGATAAGGTATTAATGATTTACTTATTAGCAGGTATTATCATTTCGATGGGGTTTTCTCAAACAGAAGGCATGTTGCCACTACATTTTGATAACGAAATGAAGCGTATTTTTGGAACGAATAATCCATATCCATATTTAATGGCGTTAAACGGACTATTAGTTGTTTTATTCCAATTTCAAATTTCAAAATGGGCTACGGATAAACCAGTCGGGAAGACGATGTTATATGGTGCATGTTTGTTCGGGATTGGATTATTTTTTATAGGGTGGTTACCGAAGTGGTTTGGAGAGTTTAATACAAATGCTACAGTTATTTTAATAACACTACTGTTCGTTTATGCTATATATACGTTAGGTGAGATGATTATGTCGCCTGTACAAATGACATTTGTAGCAAACTTGGCACCTGAGCATTTGAGAGGGACTTATATGGGCGCTGCAAGTTTGCAGTGGATTACAGGAAGCGCATTTGGTCCACTTTTGGGAGGCTTTTTATTAGATCGATTACTTGGCCACTTTCTATTTACAATTTTAGCTGTAGGATGTGTAGTTGCAGGTATTGTATATATTTCTTTAGATCGCCTTGTTGAGCAAAGGCAAAAAGATACACTAACCAAACAATCTTCTTAG
- a CDS encoding D-alanine--D-alanine ligase produces the protein MTKIKLGLLYGGKSAEHQVSLQTALAAIKALNQDKFEIHPIYITEQGQWVRGERIEGEVTDVEALKMSSAENAISPLSLSTEIIPSAASEENAIDVIFPLLHGPNGEDGTVQGLLELMNIPYVGNGVLASSAGMDKVVMKNIFAEAGLTQAKYASFIRSAWEKDREEAYSKVEDKLGYPCFVKPANLGSSVGINKCKNREELENAFVEAFQFDRKIIVEENIVGREVEVGVLGNDEPKCSVVGEIVPKKDFYDYKSKYIDGDTALIIPAEMTEEESDVIKRDAIIAFQSLDGAGLTRADFFLTKDGEVYINEVNTMPGFTPFSMFPLLWQHTGLPYPELIEELIRLAIERHEEKQKIKYTI, from the coding sequence GTGACAAAAATTAAATTAGGTTTATTATATGGTGGAAAATCAGCTGAGCATCAAGTTTCGTTACAGACGGCTCTTGCTGCTATTAAAGCGTTAAATCAAGATAAATTCGAGATTCATCCAATTTATATTACAGAACAAGGTCAATGGGTACGTGGTGAGCGTATTGAAGGCGAAGTAACAGATGTTGAAGCTTTAAAAATGAGTAGTGCAGAAAATGCGATTTCTCCGTTATCATTAAGTACAGAGATTATTCCATCTGCAGCTTCTGAGGAAAACGCTATTGACGTTATTTTCCCATTACTACATGGACCAAACGGTGAAGATGGAACGGTTCAAGGACTATTAGAATTGATGAATATTCCTTATGTGGGAAATGGTGTTCTAGCATCATCTGCTGGTATGGATAAAGTTGTTATGAAAAACATCTTTGCAGAGGCTGGTTTAACACAAGCAAAATATGCGTCTTTCATTCGCAGTGCATGGGAAAAAGATCGTGAGGAAGCTTATTCTAAAGTAGAAGATAAGTTAGGATATCCTTGTTTCGTAAAACCAGCAAACCTTGGTTCAAGTGTTGGTATTAATAAGTGTAAAAATCGTGAAGAACTTGAGAATGCATTTGTAGAGGCATTCCAATTTGATCGCAAAATTATTGTAGAAGAAAATATTGTAGGTCGTGAAGTAGAAGTGGGGGTACTAGGTAATGATGAGCCGAAATGTTCAGTTGTAGGTGAAATCGTTCCGAAAAAGGACTTCTATGATTATAAGTCGAAATATATCGATGGTGATACGGCGTTAATTATTCCAGCTGAAATGACAGAAGAAGAATCTGATGTGATTAAGCGTGATGCAATTATTGCGTTCCAATCATTAGATGGTGCAGGCTTAACGCGAGCTGATTTCTTCTTAACGAAAGACGGAGAAGTGTATATTAACGAAGTAAACACTATGCCAGGATTTACACCGTTTAGTATGTTCCCTCTATTATGGCAACATACTGGGTTACCGTATCCAGAGTTAATCGAAGAGCTAATTCGTTTAGCGATTGAACGTCACGAAGAAAAACAAAAAATTAAATATACAATCTAA
- the murF gene encoding UDP-N-acetylmuramoyl-tripeptide--D-alanyl-D-alanine ligase, which translates to MIKRMLKQVEQMVNGTGLAEQYEGTIIQGVSIDTRKIEKGNLYVPIQGERFDGHAFVDKAVENGAVATLWMKDVANPPENLPVIFVEDTLSALQMLAKNYRDQLDVKVVGVTGSNGKTSTKDIVTSILATKFKVQKTEGNFNNHIGLPLTILNLEENTEVAVLEMGMSSRGEIEFLSKLARPNAAIITNIGEAHLMDLGSREAIAEAKLEIVTGLQEGGVFVYNGDEPLLTNRVPEMNLAAETVTFGDARANDYYPTTVTLQATGTHFKMNRDENISFYLPVLGKHNVYNTLASMAIATHFGVTWEEMKQGLVTLQMTGMRMEIVKTDSGLTIINDAYNASPTAMEAAFHLMNGLDGFTKKIVVLGDMLELGNQEVQFHYEVGKLIDPAKIAHVFTYGRLGAQIAEGAKINFPNERVKAYDNKEELVRDLQAVVDAKDVVLIKASRGMKLEEVITMLK; encoded by the coding sequence ATGATAAAGCGAATGTTAAAGCAAGTAGAACAGATGGTAAATGGTACTGGATTAGCAGAGCAATATGAGGGAACTATTATTCAAGGCGTGTCTATTGATACGAGAAAAATTGAAAAAGGAAACTTATATGTTCCGATTCAAGGGGAGCGTTTCGATGGACATGCTTTTGTAGATAAAGCAGTTGAAAATGGAGCTGTAGCTACATTATGGATGAAAGATGTAGCAAATCCACCCGAGAATCTTCCGGTTATTTTTGTAGAAGATACGCTATCTGCACTGCAAATGTTAGCGAAAAACTATCGCGATCAATTGGATGTTAAAGTTGTTGGTGTGACAGGTAGTAACGGTAAAACATCCACGAAAGATATTGTGACAAGTATTCTCGCGACTAAGTTCAAAGTTCAAAAAACAGAAGGAAATTTCAATAACCATATTGGGTTACCTCTCACTATTTTAAACTTAGAAGAAAATACAGAAGTAGCTGTATTAGAAATGGGTATGTCAAGCCGAGGAGAGATTGAATTTTTATCTAAGTTAGCTCGTCCTAATGCAGCTATCATTACGAATATTGGTGAGGCACATTTAATGGATTTAGGATCTCGTGAGGCAATTGCTGAAGCGAAATTAGAAATTGTTACAGGGTTACAAGAAGGTGGCGTGTTCGTATATAATGGAGATGAGCCGTTATTAACGAATCGTGTTCCTGAAATGAATTTAGCAGCAGAAACAGTTACGTTTGGTGATGCAAGAGCCAACGATTACTATCCAACAACTGTAACATTACAGGCAACTGGGACACATTTTAAAATGAATAGAGATGAAAATATTTCATTCTACCTACCGGTGTTAGGAAAACATAATGTGTACAATACACTTGCTTCAATGGCAATTGCGACACATTTTGGGGTGACGTGGGAAGAAATGAAACAAGGTTTAGTAACACTTCAAATGACGGGCATGCGTATGGAGATTGTAAAAACGGATAGTGGATTAACAATTATCAACGATGCTTATAATGCAAGTCCGACGGCTATGGAGGCAGCATTCCATTTAATGAATGGTTTAGATGGATTTACTAAAAAAATCGTTGTGCTCGGTGATATGTTAGAACTTGGAAATCAAGAAGTGCAGTTCCATTATGAGGTAGGTAAATTAATCGATCCAGCAAAAATCGCACATGTATTCACATACGGTAGATTAGGAGCTCAAATTGCTGAAGGAGCGAAAATTAATTTCCCTAATGAACGTGTAAAGGCGTATGATAATAAAGAAGAGTTAGTAAGAGATTTACAAGCGGTAGTCGATGCCAAAGATGTTGTATTA